In Solanum stenotomum isolate F172 chromosome 6, ASM1918654v1, whole genome shotgun sequence, one DNA window encodes the following:
- the LOC125866762 gene encoding protein SIEVE ELEMENT OCCLUSION C yields the protein MSLLRGVQFDPCLLSSIQEDLLIMKILRIHDPNHRYKIDARQLLHVVENTMHFISPKFSDPQSNYMNSWNVEVFGLEEKLGYTIKKISHEILCKCHENGDLHEETMMLFETLGPFRWDAKVVLTLAAVVSIYGEFWLITQLVHRNSLAALTAKLKQMPKELNMLNIQLKALNLLIDTMIEAANLVLDFEGLPLQQQLLDDDAIVVTKSKMYITVYWILRSSISCTSQIADFRTMKDNQVHSNSTSIAAWTLFSLVYKLSGLCNDLREKLRTCQMQIGRRFPEKIRDLFKVSHFDNQEVLRVLFSLKNDLPLKDSSLEKYCGIQELENKVVILLISKPELFTAEKIFYLVQRMHDHPLHKEIGGSYAIIWVPIPYSQTWSLTDEMNFQFLSNSLPWLSIRHPWSLHSSVVNFIRQEWSYKHEPVMVVLSTDGVVTNLNAIDMVWLWGAKAFPFSTSREKELWEQENRILELLIDGIDPLLTNLVEEGKQFCIYGSDNVSWIKELNDTLKKIKSAGIQLEAIYVGYKNPSKVAEIILDISIEENLSISLSTTKMNLFWLRLESIKNSVARVEQAAHYSSSLQKVLRLLEYACETSNDWMIIGKGLSTDVTILKGREVQECLNLVPELAENVAKLGLFSAIRCAMGSPLPVKPCYHNEILPAEEGLTEETVVCSRCKRPVEKFVVYQCNVTESAEAEQEAKID from the exons ATGAGCTTGCTTAGAGGTGTACAATTTGATCCATGTCTCCTATCATCTATACAAGAAGATCTTTTGATTATGAAGATTCTCCGAATCCATGATCCTAATCATCGTTATAAGATCGATGCTCGCCAACTGCTTCATGTTGTTGAGAACACCATGCATTTCATCTCACCtaag TTCTCTGATCCTCAAAGCAATTATATGAATTCGTGGAATGTTGAAGTGTTTGGGTTGGAAGAAAAGCTTGGATACACTATTAAAAAGATTTCACATGAG ATTCTCTGCAAATGCCACGAGAATGGAGACTTACATGAAGAAACTATGATGTTGTTTGAAACTTTAGGCCCTTTCAGATGGGATGCTAAAGTAGTTTTAACACTTGCAGCTGTTGTTTCAATATATGGCGAGTTTTGGCTCATAACACAGCTAGTCCATCGCAACTCTTTGGCAGCTTTAACTGCAAAACTTAAGCAAATGCCTAAAGAATTGAACATGttaaatatacaattaaaagCTTTGAACTTGTTGATCGATACTATGATAGAGGCAGCAAATCTTGTCCTCGACTTTGAAGGCCTGCCTTTGCAACAACAACTTTTAGATGATGATGCAATTGTTGTTACAAAGTCGAAGATGTACATAACAGTCTACTGGATTTTAAGAAGCTCGATATCATGCACGTCTCAGATTGCAGATTTCAGGACCATGAAAGATAACCAAGT GCATTCAAATTCAACAAGCATTGCAGCATGGACTCTCTTCAGCTTGGTATACAAGCTAAGTGGCTTATGCAATGACCTCAGAGAGAAATTACGTACGTGCCAAATGCAAATAG GTAGAAGGTTTCCTGAAAAGATACGCGATCTTTTCAAAGTGTCCCATTTTGACAATCAAGAGGTGCTTCGTGTGTTGTTCTCGTTGAAAAATGACTTACCACTGAAAGATAGCTCACTAGAAAAg TATTGTGGCATCCAAGAACTGGAAAACAAGGTGGTCATACTCTTGATCTCAAAGCCAGAACTCTTTACCgcagaaaaaatattttatctagtACAACGAATGCATGATCATCCGTTACATAAAGAGATTGGAGGAAGCTATGCAATTATATGGGTTCCAATTCCATATTCACAAACCTGGAGTTTGACTGATGAGATGAACTTCCAGTTTCTGTCAAATTCATTGCCCTGGTTATCAATCCGACACCCATGGTCACTACATTCATCTGTGGTAAACTTCATTAGACAAGAATGGAGCTACAAACACGAGCCCGTAATGGTAGTATTAAGCACTGATGGTGTTGTCACAAACTTAAATGCTATTGACATGGTATGGCTATGGGGGGCCAAAGCATTTCCTTTTTCAACCTCAAGAGAAAAAGAGTTGTGGGAACAGGAAAACAGGATCTTGGAGCTTTTAATTGATGGGATTGACCCTTTATTGACCAATTTG GTAGAGGAGGGTAAACAATTTTGCATCTACGGAAGTGATAACGTTAGTTGGATTAAAGAACTTAACGACacattaaagaaaattaaaagtgcTGGAATTCAGCTTGAAGCTATTTATGTTGGCTATAAAAATCCATCTAAAGTTGCAGAGATCATTTTAGACATCAGCATTGAAGAGAATTTGAGTATTTCCCTATCTACGACGAAGATGAATTTGTTCTGGCTAAGGCTGGAGAGCATAAAGAATTCAGTTGCTAGAGTAGAACAAGCAGCTCACTATAGCAGCAGCTTACAGAAAGTGTTAAGATTGCTAGAATATGCTTGTGAAACTTCGAATGATTGGATGATCATTGGAAAGGGATTATCAACTGATGTAACGATCCTCAAGGGGAGAGAAGTCCAAGAATGCTTAAATCTTGTTCCTGAATTGGCTGAAAATGTCGCGAAGTTAGGATTATTTAGTGCTATTAGATGTGCAATGGGATCTCCTCTGCCTGTTAAACCCTGCTATCACAACGAGATCCTTCCAGCTGAAGAAGGATTGACTGAAGAAACTGTAGTTTGCTCGCGTTGTAAGCGTCCTGTGGAGAAGTTTGTTGTCTACCAATGTAATGTAACAGAGTCAGCAGAAGCAGAACAGGAGGCAAAGATTGATTAg
- the LOC125866724 gene encoding protein SIEVE ELEMENT OCCLUSION B-like isoform X1, which translates to MANVNPLNEKVSMNNPMTTNPMNNMSSGSADVVANRMHPMSNPTTGHHINPLNAQINPLNTQINPMNAQINPHSVVKPVSHDMIPASVVPAAHHTTPINPRTSNLAARPPHRRGDHHMFLTSDDNAMMRHIEETHIPDGRDFDVKPLVHIIEDIVHRATPVAGRVHEAKIQAHLEALEEKAPHSGLTEILNYLAYPIHRISMELISKCANKEDAHSTTMSLLHSLTTYAWDTKVVITFAAFAQQYGEFGLLVHQYTTDPLAKSVAIIMELPEIMTRQDVLKQKFDAIHDLIDKMLDVTKCIIEFRDIQTSHSQHVITQELEMLINTAHISTAAYWTMRAAVMCAAMILNLIAIGHEQISSTSEAWELSSLTHKLANILDHLRKVLNLCHQKIEEKRQHDAFEALLRLLRTPHIDNMKILSILIHSRDDQLPLFDGTHKRRVGLDVLRRKHVLLLISDLDIAPEELFILHHMYAESKTQPNRPESNYEVVWIPVVDKRLTPWTEAKQMKFEEVQASMPWYSVAHPSMIDPAVIRCIKEVWGFKKKPQLVVLDPQGKEANNNAYHMLWIWGSLAFPFTKAREEALWKEQTWNIELLADSIDQNIFTWISEGKCICLYGGEDIEWIRSFTSATRAVANAARVPLEMLYVGKKNPKERVRKNSSIIQIENLSHVVQDQTLIWFFWERLESMWHSRTQQDIPGETDPILQEIVTILSYDGSDLGWAVFSRGLAEMTRGKGDLIVQVMKGFDRWREEVSDITTFVPALDRQLRDLHSPHHCTRLILPSTTGHVPERVVCAECSRPMEKFIMYRCCIE; encoded by the exons ATGGCAAATGTTAACCCATTGAATGAAAAGGTATCCATGAATAACCCAATGACTACAAACCCAATGAATAATATGTCAAGTGGATCTGCTGATGTTGTTGCCAATAGGATGCACCCAATGAGTAATCCAACTACAGGCCATCACATCAACCCTTTGAACGCCCAAATCAATCCTTTGAATACCCAAATCAATCCTATGAATGCCCAAATCAATCCTCATTCTGTGGTTAAACCAGTGAGTCATGACATG ATACCAGCTAGTGTGGTACCTGCTGCTCATCATACAACTCCGATCAATCCACGAACATCAAATCTAGCAGCTAGGCCTCCACACAGGAGAGGTGATCATCATATGTTCTTGACATCTGATGATAATGCTATGATGAGGCACATTGAAGAAACTCATATCCCAGATGGCCGTGACTTTGATGTCAAGCCTCTTGTTCATATTATTGAGGACATTGTGCATCGCGCTACTCCCGTTGCTGGACGTGTTCAT GAAGCTAAGATTCAAGCACATCTGGAAGCATTGGAAGAGAAGGCTCCCCACAGTGGACTTACTGAAATACTCAACTATTTGGCATATCCTATTCATAGAATTAGTATGGAG TTGATAAGCAAATGTGCTAACAAAGAAGACGCTCATTCAACAACAATGTCACTGCTTCATTCACTCACAACCTATGCCTGGGACACGAAAGTCGTGATAACATTCGCGGCTTTTGCCCAGCAATATGGTGAATTTGGTCTGCTTGTTCATCAGTATACTACAGATCCACTGGCTAAGTCTGTTGCAATCATCATGGAACTTCCAGAAATAATGACGCGTCAGGATGTTCTGAAGCAGAAATTTGATGCGATTCATGATTTGATCGATAAAATGTTGGATGTCACAAAGTGTATTATCGAGTTTAGAGACATTCAAACGTCTCACAGTCAACATGTTATCACACAAGAATTGGAGATGTTGATCAATACTGCCCATATTTCCACTGCTGCTTATTGGACTATGAGGGCTGCTGTCATGTGTGCAGCTATGATTCTGAATCTCATTGCCATTGGTCATGA GCAAATTTCTTCAACATCTGAGGCTTGGGAGTTATCTAGTTTGACTCACAAGCTTGCAAACATATTGGATCATCTCAGAAAGGTTCTTAACCTTTGTCACCAAAAGATTG AGGAGAAGAGGCAACATGATGCATTTGAAGCACTTCTACGACTTCTCAGGACACCTCACATTGATAACATGAAGATACTCTCAATCTTGATTCACTCCAGGGATGATCAACTCCCACTTTTTGATGGAACTCATAAGAGAAGG GTAGGTCTTGATGTTCTAAGGAGGAAGCATGTTCTACTATTGATCTCTGACCTAGACATTGCACCCGAAGAGCTCTTTATCCTCCACCACATGTATGCTGAATCCAAGACGCAACCAAACAGGCCAGAGAGCAACTATGAGGTTGTCTGGATCCCTGTGGTTGACAAGAGGCTAACACCATGGACTGAAGCAAAAcagatgaaatttgaagaagtaCAAGCTTCAATGCCATGGTACTCAGTGGCACATCCTTCGATGATCGATCCAGCAGTGATAAGGTGCATTAAAGAAGTGTGGGGATTCAAGAAAAAGCCTCAGCTTGTTGTTCTTGATCCACAAGGAAAAGAAGCAAATAACAATGCTTACCATATGTTGTGGATTTGGGGAAGTTTGGCTTTTCCTTTTACCAAAGCTAGGGAAGAAGCTCTATGGAAGGAACAAACTTGGAATATTGAACTCTTAGCTGATTCCATTGATCAAAACATTTTCACTTGG ATTAGTGAAGGCAAATGCATATGCTTGTACGGAGGAGAAGATATTGAATGGATCAGATCATTCACCTCAGCAACGCGGGCTGTTGCAAATGCAGCCCGCGTTCCACTAGAGATGCTCTATGTGGGAAAGAAAAACCCAAAAGAAAGAGTCCGGAAGAACAGTTCAATAATCCAAATAGAAAACTTGAGCCATGTGGTGCAAGATCAAACTCTCATTTGGTTCTTTTGGGAAAGGCTAGAAAGCATGTGGCACTCCAGGACTCAACAAGACATCCCCGGTGAAACTGACCCCATCCTTCAGGAAATCGTGACGATTCTGAGCTACGATGGAAGTGATCTTGGATGGGCTGTTTTCAGCCGCGGATTGGCTGAAATGACTAGAGGTAAAGGTGATCTGATAGTGCAAGTTATGAAGGGATTTGATCGTTGGAGAGAAGAAGTGAGTGACATAACTACATTTGTTCCTGCATTGGACCGTCAACTTCGTGATCTTCATAGTCCTCATCATTGTACTCGACTAATTCTACCGAGTACCACTGGACATGTTCCTGAGAGAGTGGTTTGTGCTGAATGTAGCCGTCCAATGGAGAAGTTTATCATGTACCGCTGCTGCATTGAGTGA
- the LOC125866724 gene encoding protein SIEVE ELEMENT OCCLUSION B-like isoform X2, producing MANVNPLNEKVSMNNPMTTNPMNNMSSGSADVVANRMHPMSNPTTGHHINPLNAQINPLNTQINPMNAQINPHSVVKPIPASVVPAAHHTTPINPRTSNLAARPPHRRGDHHMFLTSDDNAMMRHIEETHIPDGRDFDVKPLVHIIEDIVHRATPVAGRVHEAKIQAHLEALEEKAPHSGLTEILNYLAYPIHRISMELISKCANKEDAHSTTMSLLHSLTTYAWDTKVVITFAAFAQQYGEFGLLVHQYTTDPLAKSVAIIMELPEIMTRQDVLKQKFDAIHDLIDKMLDVTKCIIEFRDIQTSHSQHVITQELEMLINTAHISTAAYWTMRAAVMCAAMILNLIAIGHEQISSTSEAWELSSLTHKLANILDHLRKVLNLCHQKIEEKRQHDAFEALLRLLRTPHIDNMKILSILIHSRDDQLPLFDGTHKRRVGLDVLRRKHVLLLISDLDIAPEELFILHHMYAESKTQPNRPESNYEVVWIPVVDKRLTPWTEAKQMKFEEVQASMPWYSVAHPSMIDPAVIRCIKEVWGFKKKPQLVVLDPQGKEANNNAYHMLWIWGSLAFPFTKAREEALWKEQTWNIELLADSIDQNIFTWISEGKCICLYGGEDIEWIRSFTSATRAVANAARVPLEMLYVGKKNPKERVRKNSSIIQIENLSHVVQDQTLIWFFWERLESMWHSRTQQDIPGETDPILQEIVTILSYDGSDLGWAVFSRGLAEMTRGKGDLIVQVMKGFDRWREEVSDITTFVPALDRQLRDLHSPHHCTRLILPSTTGHVPERVVCAECSRPMEKFIMYRCCIE from the exons ATGGCAAATGTTAACCCATTGAATGAAAAGGTATCCATGAATAACCCAATGACTACAAACCCAATGAATAATATGTCAAGTGGATCTGCTGATGTTGTTGCCAATAGGATGCACCCAATGAGTAATCCAACTACAGGCCATCACATCAACCCTTTGAACGCCCAAATCAATCCTTTGAATACCCAAATCAATCCTATGAATGCCCAAATCAATCCTCATTCTGTGGTTAAACCA ATACCAGCTAGTGTGGTACCTGCTGCTCATCATACAACTCCGATCAATCCACGAACATCAAATCTAGCAGCTAGGCCTCCACACAGGAGAGGTGATCATCATATGTTCTTGACATCTGATGATAATGCTATGATGAGGCACATTGAAGAAACTCATATCCCAGATGGCCGTGACTTTGATGTCAAGCCTCTTGTTCATATTATTGAGGACATTGTGCATCGCGCTACTCCCGTTGCTGGACGTGTTCAT GAAGCTAAGATTCAAGCACATCTGGAAGCATTGGAAGAGAAGGCTCCCCACAGTGGACTTACTGAAATACTCAACTATTTGGCATATCCTATTCATAGAATTAGTATGGAG TTGATAAGCAAATGTGCTAACAAAGAAGACGCTCATTCAACAACAATGTCACTGCTTCATTCACTCACAACCTATGCCTGGGACACGAAAGTCGTGATAACATTCGCGGCTTTTGCCCAGCAATATGGTGAATTTGGTCTGCTTGTTCATCAGTATACTACAGATCCACTGGCTAAGTCTGTTGCAATCATCATGGAACTTCCAGAAATAATGACGCGTCAGGATGTTCTGAAGCAGAAATTTGATGCGATTCATGATTTGATCGATAAAATGTTGGATGTCACAAAGTGTATTATCGAGTTTAGAGACATTCAAACGTCTCACAGTCAACATGTTATCACACAAGAATTGGAGATGTTGATCAATACTGCCCATATTTCCACTGCTGCTTATTGGACTATGAGGGCTGCTGTCATGTGTGCAGCTATGATTCTGAATCTCATTGCCATTGGTCATGA GCAAATTTCTTCAACATCTGAGGCTTGGGAGTTATCTAGTTTGACTCACAAGCTTGCAAACATATTGGATCATCTCAGAAAGGTTCTTAACCTTTGTCACCAAAAGATTG AGGAGAAGAGGCAACATGATGCATTTGAAGCACTTCTACGACTTCTCAGGACACCTCACATTGATAACATGAAGATACTCTCAATCTTGATTCACTCCAGGGATGATCAACTCCCACTTTTTGATGGAACTCATAAGAGAAGG GTAGGTCTTGATGTTCTAAGGAGGAAGCATGTTCTACTATTGATCTCTGACCTAGACATTGCACCCGAAGAGCTCTTTATCCTCCACCACATGTATGCTGAATCCAAGACGCAACCAAACAGGCCAGAGAGCAACTATGAGGTTGTCTGGATCCCTGTGGTTGACAAGAGGCTAACACCATGGACTGAAGCAAAAcagatgaaatttgaagaagtaCAAGCTTCAATGCCATGGTACTCAGTGGCACATCCTTCGATGATCGATCCAGCAGTGATAAGGTGCATTAAAGAAGTGTGGGGATTCAAGAAAAAGCCTCAGCTTGTTGTTCTTGATCCACAAGGAAAAGAAGCAAATAACAATGCTTACCATATGTTGTGGATTTGGGGAAGTTTGGCTTTTCCTTTTACCAAAGCTAGGGAAGAAGCTCTATGGAAGGAACAAACTTGGAATATTGAACTCTTAGCTGATTCCATTGATCAAAACATTTTCACTTGG ATTAGTGAAGGCAAATGCATATGCTTGTACGGAGGAGAAGATATTGAATGGATCAGATCATTCACCTCAGCAACGCGGGCTGTTGCAAATGCAGCCCGCGTTCCACTAGAGATGCTCTATGTGGGAAAGAAAAACCCAAAAGAAAGAGTCCGGAAGAACAGTTCAATAATCCAAATAGAAAACTTGAGCCATGTGGTGCAAGATCAAACTCTCATTTGGTTCTTTTGGGAAAGGCTAGAAAGCATGTGGCACTCCAGGACTCAACAAGACATCCCCGGTGAAACTGACCCCATCCTTCAGGAAATCGTGACGATTCTGAGCTACGATGGAAGTGATCTTGGATGGGCTGTTTTCAGCCGCGGATTGGCTGAAATGACTAGAGGTAAAGGTGATCTGATAGTGCAAGTTATGAAGGGATTTGATCGTTGGAGAGAAGAAGTGAGTGACATAACTACATTTGTTCCTGCATTGGACCGTCAACTTCGTGATCTTCATAGTCCTCATCATTGTACTCGACTAATTCTACCGAGTACCACTGGACATGTTCCTGAGAGAGTGGTTTGTGCTGAATGTAGCCGTCCAATGGAGAAGTTTATCATGTACCGCTGCTGCATTGAGTGA